A part of Paenibacillus donghaensis genomic DNA contains:
- a CDS encoding DUF1129 family protein, with amino-acid sequence MKVKDMIRENNRLREQLTPFNRSYFEDVIIGLRASRVEPQRTEELLLEAVQLLLREQGKGRNAKQVFGENPGDYFKEVIDSVPVLPARSRLNYYLMLPWAALTGLFGVLAAAGLLVQSIEGDAGVFGQISLFTLIAVAAGSIVLFQLMMKWMASLSDEEAPRFKRFDLKGLGIYILIAVIAVFAGIFLDSIFPVITLSPWVSLILFLIGTAGLKFLFFRK; translated from the coding sequence ATGAAAGTTAAAGATATGATTAGAGAAAACAACCGGCTGCGCGAGCAGTTGACACCTTTTAATCGTTCCTATTTCGAGGATGTAATTATCGGGCTGCGGGCCAGCCGCGTGGAACCCCAGCGTACGGAAGAGCTGCTGCTGGAAGCCGTTCAGCTGCTGCTGCGGGAGCAAGGCAAAGGCCGCAATGCCAAGCAGGTCTTCGGTGAAAATCCGGGGGATTATTTCAAGGAAGTCATTGACAGTGTACCTGTACTTCCTGCCCGCAGCCGGCTCAATTATTACCTGATGCTTCCCTGGGCGGCGCTGACCGGCCTGTTCGGGGTTTTGGCGGCTGCGGGGCTGCTGGTCCAATCGATTGAGGGGGATGCCGGTGTTTTTGGCCAGATTAGTCTCTTCACGCTGATTGCTGTCGCTGCCGGGTCCATCGTGCTGTTCCAGCTGATGATGAAATGGATGGCCTCTCTGTCCGACGAGGAGGCTCCACGCTTCAAGCGCTTTGACCTCAAAGGGCTGGGGATATATATTCTGATTGCCGTTATCGCCGTCTTCGCCGGAATCTTCCTGGACTCCATCTTCCCCGTGATTACTTTGTCTCCATGGGTGAGCCTGATCCTGTTCCTTATCGGCACAGCAGGACTGAAATTTCTGTTCTTCCGCAAATAG
- a CDS encoding glutamate ABC transporter substrate-binding protein: MSKSFKLLSVLMIAALFVLAGCGNNNNAANGNTPAAEGGSDAIAKIKERGKLLVGVKFDTKLFGLKDPASGEVQGFDIDMSKAIAKHILGDENAIELKEVTSKTRIPMLNNGEIDMVVATMTITEERKKEVDFSDVYFQAGQSLLVKKGSPITGIDDVTKDTKILGSKGATSIKNIKEKVPGVTVLEFDNYQDAFSALKAGQGEALTTDDAILYGMASQDPGYEVVGEPFTDEPYGIAIQKGNSDVVKAVNDTLAELKSSGDYDTLYTKWIGKAPAK, encoded by the coding sequence ATGTCAAAAAGCTTCAAGCTGCTTAGTGTGCTGATGATCGCTGCTCTATTCGTACTTGCGGGGTGTGGCAACAACAATAACGCTGCTAACGGAAACACTCCGGCGGCAGAAGGCGGTTCGGACGCGATTGCGAAGATCAAGGAACGCGGCAAGCTGCTCGTAGGCGTCAAATTCGACACCAAGCTGTTTGGACTGAAGGACCCGGCTTCCGGGGAAGTGCAGGGCTTCGACATTGATATGTCCAAAGCGATTGCGAAGCATATTCTCGGTGATGAGAACGCAATTGAACTGAAGGAAGTCACCTCCAAGACGCGGATTCCGATGCTGAATAATGGCGAAATCGACATGGTAGTCGCTACGATGACGATCACGGAAGAGCGCAAGAAGGAAGTAGACTTCTCTGATGTATATTTCCAGGCCGGGCAATCCTTGCTCGTGAAGAAGGGCAGCCCGATTACAGGCATTGATGATGTAACCAAGGATACGAAGATTCTTGGTTCTAAAGGCGCTACCTCGATCAAGAACATCAAAGAAAAGGTTCCGGGTGTTACTGTACTGGAATTCGACAATTACCAGGATGCCTTCAGTGCCCTCAAAGCTGGTCAAGGTGAAGCCTTGACTACAGATGATGCCATCCTCTACGGCATGGCTTCCCAGGACCCCGGATATGAAGTGGTAGGCGAGCCGTTCACTGACGAGCCTTACGGGATTGCGATCCAGAAGGGCAACAGTGATGTAGTTAAAGCCGTTAATGATACATTGGCTGAACTGAAATCAAGCGGCGATTACGATACGCTGTACACTAAGTGGATCGGCAAAGCACCTGCGAAATAA
- a CDS encoding amino acid ABC transporter permease: MDFAGAYSPDNLKFLLDGLYITLIVAFVSIIFSFVIGCIIGVIRYSKVPVLSPVMFVLVELVRNLPLLLIIFFIRFALPEVGIKMGLITAAIVALTIFEAAMIAEIVRGGLTSVDKGQIEAARSSGLSNIQTLWHIVLPQGLRRMVPPLVSQFISLLKDTSLAVIISLPELMHNANIVIGHEYSYAIPTLLLVAVVYFLVNYLLSVLSRRLETKMV; encoded by the coding sequence ATGGATTTTGCCGGTGCATATTCTCCAGATAATCTGAAGTTTCTGCTGGATGGATTATATATTACGCTGATTGTGGCGTTTGTTTCGATTATTTTCAGCTTTGTAATTGGCTGTATCATAGGTGTGATCCGTTATTCGAAGGTTCCTGTATTATCTCCCGTTATGTTTGTGCTTGTGGAGCTGGTGCGCAACCTGCCGCTGCTGCTGATTATTTTCTTTATCCGCTTCGCCTTGCCGGAGGTAGGGATTAAGATGGGGCTGATTACAGCGGCAATTGTAGCGCTAACCATCTTCGAGGCGGCGATGATTGCCGAGATTGTACGCGGAGGTTTAACTTCCGTTGATAAAGGCCAGATCGAAGCTGCACGCTCCTCCGGTCTGAGCAACATTCAGACTTTGTGGCATATCGTGCTTCCCCAGGGACTGCGCCGGATGGTTCCGCCGCTGGTCAGCCAGTTCATTTCTTTGCTGAAGGATACCTCGCTTGCGGTAATCATCTCCTTGCCAGAGCTGATGCATAACGCCAATATTGTGATCGGGCATGAATATTCTTACGCGATTCCAACATTGTTGCTTGTAGCTGTGGTTTACTTCCTGGTGAACTATCTGC
- a CDS encoding DODA-type extradiol aromatic ring-opening family dioxygenase, which translates to MKLPAFFIAHGSPLLALEDNEYTRFLERLGQDLEAPRGIVVFSAHWDSPEQLLTVDGQHETLHDYYGFPDEMYSLTYPAPGDPALSRRIAALFKDNNLAHQPVLGRGLDHGVWVILNKMFPEANIPVVALSVDSLRSPQEQYDIGRMLAPLREEGILLIGSGGLVHNLRLLKQDDQPEEWATEFDAWVAEELDSWNLPELFAYDKKAPHASSAVPSYAREHFVPLFYVMGSADEGRKAQRMIQAYQYGTLSLNCWMLD; encoded by the coding sequence ATGAAACTACCCGCTTTTTTTATCGCACACGGTTCGCCGCTGCTCGCGCTTGAGGATAACGAATATACCCGGTTCCTGGAACGGCTGGGTCAAGACCTGGAAGCCCCGCGCGGGATTGTGGTGTTCTCCGCGCATTGGGACAGTCCCGAGCAGCTGCTTACCGTGGATGGACAGCACGAAACTCTACACGATTACTATGGATTTCCTGACGAAATGTATTCTTTAACTTATCCCGCCCCCGGTGACCCGGCCTTAAGCCGCAGAATTGCTGCACTCTTCAAGGACAACAATCTGGCTCACCAGCCGGTGCTGGGCCGCGGACTTGATCATGGCGTCTGGGTGATTCTGAACAAAATGTTCCCGGAGGCCAATATTCCGGTGGTTGCACTATCCGTAGATTCCTTGCGGTCTCCGCAGGAACAGTACGATATCGGACGAATGCTTGCTCCGCTGCGTGAGGAAGGCATTCTCCTGATCGGCAGCGGAGGACTCGTGCATAATCTGCGGCTGCTGAAGCAGGATGACCAGCCTGAGGAATGGGCAACCGAATTCGACGCTTGGGTGGCAGAGGAATTGGATTCTTGGAATCTGCCGGAGCTGTTCGCCTACGACAAGAAGGCCCCGCATGCCAGCAGCGCAGTACCTTCCTACGCCAGGGAACATTTCGTACCGCTCTTCTATGTGATGGGCAGTGCGGACGAGGGCAGGAAAGCCCAGCGGATGATTCAGGCCTACCAGTACGGTACGCTCAGCCTGAATTGCTGGATGCTGGATTAA
- a CDS encoding DUF47 domain-containing protein, translating to MRLRKKDIFFETLENMADTIVQAADYFAQNITNLKENVDVFAAEMKKYESQCDTYTHTVIKELNKTFITPLERDDIMDLITSMDDVIDGLEASASRFYMYNLLDADEYIVQFAEILRQSAYEIQKAIHLLSQKKLLAIREYTIRLNDLENQGDEVLRICTKVLFETVKDPIELIKRKELYERLETTTDKCEDVANMLESIIMRNS from the coding sequence ATGAGGTTAAGAAAAAAGGACATTTTCTTCGAGACGCTGGAAAATATGGCGGACACCATTGTCCAAGCTGCCGATTATTTCGCGCAGAATATTACCAATCTTAAAGAGAATGTGGATGTTTTCGCTGCAGAGATGAAGAAATACGAATCCCAGTGCGATACTTACACTCACACTGTAATCAAGGAACTGAACAAGACCTTTATCACCCCGCTGGAACGCGATGATATTATGGACTTGATCACAAGTATGGATGATGTCATTGACGGGCTGGAGGCGTCGGCCTCGCGTTTCTATATGTATAACCTGCTCGACGCGGATGAGTATATTGTGCAGTTCGCTGAAATTCTCCGCCAGAGCGCCTATGAGATCCAGAAGGCGATCCATTTGCTGTCGCAGAAGAAGCTGCTGGCCATCCGTGAGTACACCATTCGTCTGAATGACCTGGAGAACCAGGGCGACGAAGTGCTCCGCATCTGCACCAAAGTTCTGTTCGAAACCGTGAAGGACCCCATTGAGCTGATCAAGCGCAAAGAGTTGTACGAGCGTCTGGAGACTACTACGGATAAATGTGAAGACGTAGCCAACATGCTGGAATCGATCATCATGCGCAACTCATAA
- a CDS encoding DUF3048 domain-containing protein: MKVNRTSLGLLSVILLGTLLLSACSGQSAEEVVVPSPPPTEAPQPTATAVSEPSPTPEAAEEGQVSSLTGLTVPEDSLPRPLAIMINNAPAARPQSGVSEADILYEVLAEGGITRLIGIYQSQTGVVKIGPIRSIRPYLLDIGESYGGITVHAGGSPAAYSILQKQKKEDMDEIGRAGAFFWRTTDRKAPHNLYSNTSKLREGAGKLGFAPEVKVPGYLFAAFGQKASGGESAVEFSVNYLLKSYNVDYKYDAVLGTYQRWVNGKPHLDLNNEQPVAAANVMVMGADHKVLDDVGRLQVDVELGGEALLFQQGQVLKGRWSRQSGDVIRFVREGQEALMVPGITHILVVPNAPSFSSHVEYLGLKFTDQT; this comes from the coding sequence ATGAAAGTGAACCGTACCTCATTGGGTCTTCTAAGCGTCATTCTGCTGGGAACGCTGCTGCTCTCCGCCTGCAGCGGGCAGAGTGCTGAAGAGGTTGTTGTACCTTCGCCCCCGCCGACTGAGGCTCCGCAGCCAACCGCCACTGCAGTTAGTGAACCTTCTCCTACGCCTGAAGCTGCCGAAGAGGGCCAGGTGTCCAGCCTGACTGGGCTAACGGTACCCGAAGACAGTCTGCCGCGTCCTTTGGCCATAATGATTAATAATGCCCCTGCCGCCCGGCCGCAGTCGGGAGTCAGCGAAGCGGATATCCTGTATGAGGTGCTGGCTGAAGGCGGAATTACGCGACTGATCGGGATCTATCAGAGCCAGACCGGCGTAGTCAAGATTGGTCCGATCCGCAGCATCCGCCCTTATCTGCTGGATATCGGCGAGAGCTATGGCGGGATAACTGTGCATGCAGGCGGAAGTCCGGCAGCGTATTCAATCCTGCAGAAGCAGAAGAAAGAGGATATGGACGAAATCGGTCGCGCTGGAGCATTCTTCTGGCGGACCACGGACCGCAAGGCGCCGCATAATCTGTACAGCAATACCTCGAAGCTGCGGGAAGGCGCCGGGAAGCTGGGTTTTGCGCCCGAGGTGAAGGTGCCGGGATATCTGTTTGCCGCCTTCGGGCAGAAGGCTTCAGGCGGTGAATCGGCTGTCGAATTCAGCGTGAACTATCTGCTGAAGAGTTATAATGTGGACTATAAATATGATGCCGTACTAGGTACATATCAACGCTGGGTGAATGGGAAGCCACATCTGGACCTGAACAACGAGCAGCCGGTAGCGGCAGCGAACGTGATGGTGATGGGCGCTGACCACAAGGTGCTGGATGATGTCGGAAGGCTGCAGGTTGATGTCGAACTGGGCGGGGAAGCGCTGCTGTTCCAGCAGGGACAGGTGCTTAAGGGCCGCTGGTCGCGCCAGTCGGGCGATGTGATCCGCTTCGTAAGAGAGGGGCAGGAAGCGCTGATGGTTCCGGGAATCACCCATATTCTGGTGGTGCCGAATGCGCCGTCCTTCAGCAGCCACGTGGAATACTTAGGGTTAAAGTTTACGGATCAGACCTGA
- the ilvA gene encoding threonine ammonia-lyase IlvA, which yields MNEDKGRIVGMEDIVRAHHVLREVIVRTPLQRDAVLSAKYSCNVYLKREDLQIVRSFKIRGAYNMIRSLSAEDRAKGIVCASAGNHAQGVAYSCKALEIKGKVYMPSTTPNQKVKQVRRFGGEFVEVILKGDTFDDAYDEALQACVEHSMTLIHPFDEPRIIAGNGTIAMEVMESLDKPADYVFVTIGGGGLAAGVATYVKTVSPSTKVIGVEPSGAASMSEALAQGEVVTLKEINKFVDGAAVKRVGGLTYDICSRQLDDVVKVPEGKACTAILELYNENAIVVEPAGALPIAALDLYREQIKGKTVVCIVSGGNNDIDRMQEIKERSLIYEGLKHYFMLNFPQRAGALREFLAEILGPEDDITRFEYTKKNEKENGPALVGIELLSKDAYAPLIERMKQKGVDYVEINKDINLYNMLI from the coding sequence ATGAATGAAGACAAAGGCCGGATCGTAGGAATGGAAGATATTGTGCGTGCGCATCATGTGCTGCGGGAGGTCATTGTCCGTACTCCGCTGCAGCGGGATGCGGTGCTGTCGGCCAAGTATAGCTGCAATGTCTATCTGAAACGCGAGGATTTGCAGATCGTCAGGTCTTTCAAAATCCGTGGTGCTTACAATATGATTCGCAGTCTGTCTGCAGAGGATAGAGCTAAGGGGATTGTCTGCGCAAGTGCGGGCAACCATGCCCAGGGGGTGGCCTACTCTTGCAAGGCGCTGGAAATCAAAGGCAAGGTGTACATGCCCAGCACAACTCCCAACCAGAAGGTGAAGCAGGTCCGCCGGTTCGGCGGTGAATTCGTCGAGGTGATCCTGAAGGGGGATACCTTCGATGACGCCTATGATGAAGCGCTGCAGGCTTGTGTGGAGCATAGCATGACGTTGATTCATCCGTTTGACGAACCCCGGATCATTGCCGGAAACGGTACGATTGCGATGGAAGTGATGGAGAGCCTGGACAAGCCCGCGGACTATGTGTTCGTAACCATCGGCGGTGGCGGTCTGGCGGCAGGCGTAGCCACTTATGTGAAGACGGTCAGCCCGTCCACGAAGGTAATCGGTGTAGAGCCATCTGGAGCGGCTTCGATGAGCGAAGCGCTGGCCCAAGGCGAAGTGGTCACCCTTAAGGAGATTAATAAGTTCGTTGATGGCGCAGCGGTCAAAAGAGTCGGCGGCCTCACCTACGACATCTGCTCCCGCCAGCTGGATGATGTGGTCAAGGTGCCGGAGGGCAAGGCCTGCACAGCCATTCTGGAGCTGTACAACGAGAATGCGATTGTAGTTGAGCCAGCAGGGGCGCTGCCGATTGCCGCTCTGGACCTGTACCGTGAGCAGATAAAGGGCAAGACTGTGGTCTGCATTGTCAGCGGAGGCAACAATGATATAGACCGCATGCAGGAGATCAAAGAGCGGTCATTGATCTATGAGGGGCTAAAGCATTACTTCATGCTTAATTTCCCACAGCGGGCCGGTGCGCTGCGCGAGTTCCTTGCGGAGATTCTGGGGCCGGAGGATGATATCACCCGGTTTGAATACACCAAGAAGAACGAGAAGGAGAACGGGCCAGCGCTTGTTGGCATCGAGCTGCTGTCCAAGGATGCCTATGCTCCGCTGATTGAACGGATGAAGCAGAAGGGCGTCGACTATGTGGAGATCAACAAGGATATCAACCTGTATAATATGCTGATCTAA
- a CDS encoding amino acid ABC transporter ATP-binding protein produces the protein MIDFEQVEKHYGTFHVLKNIDLHVQEGEVVVVVGPSGSGKSTMLRCINRLEVITSGGLTVDKITVNDRKTDINKLRKEIGMVFQHFNLYPHKKVIDNITLAPIKVLGLSKAEAEKTAMYYLEKVGIAEKAQAYPSQLSGGQQQRVAIARGLAMKPKIMLFDEPTSALDPEMVGEVLDVMRTLAREGMTMVVVTHEMGFAREVADRVIFMDQGQIVEEAEPEQFFANPREERTRTFLSRVLSH, from the coding sequence TTGATCGACTTTGAGCAAGTAGAGAAACATTACGGAACTTTTCATGTGCTGAAGAATATTGACTTGCATGTTCAGGAAGGGGAAGTGGTTGTTGTAGTCGGTCCTTCCGGCTCCGGCAAGAGCACCATGCTACGCTGCATTAACCGCCTAGAGGTCATTACAAGCGGAGGACTTACGGTAGACAAGATCACTGTGAATGACCGCAAGACAGATATCAATAAGCTGCGCAAAGAGATCGGGATGGTATTTCAGCATTTCAACCTCTACCCGCATAAAAAAGTAATCGATAATATCACGCTTGCCCCAATCAAGGTTCTGGGATTATCCAAGGCAGAAGCGGAGAAGACCGCCATGTACTATTTGGAGAAGGTAGGCATTGCCGAGAAAGCACAGGCGTATCCCTCCCAATTGTCCGGCGGGCAGCAGCAGCGTGTAGCGATTGCCCGGGGACTTGCGATGAAGCCGAAGATTATGCTGTTCGACGAGCCAACCTCGGCACTGGACCCGGAAATGGTCGGTGAAGTGCTGGACGTGATGCGCACACTGGCCCGTGAGGGCATGACGATGGTCGTGGTCACCCATGAGATGGGATTCGCACGCGAGGTGGCTGACCGCGTCATCTTCATGGATCAGGGTCAGATTGTGGAAGAGGCCGAGCCAGAGCAATTCTTCGCGAATCCGCGTGAAGAGCGGACACGCACATTCCTTAGCCGTGTATTAAGCCATTAA
- a CDS encoding inorganic phosphate transporter: METSLVVLSFVVFLALAFDFINGFHDTANAIATSVSTRALKPRTAIIMAASMNFIGALAFTGVAKKIGGSITDPTLLDNGIDIVIATLIAAIIWNLVTWWFGIPSSSSHALIGALAGAVYVGAGSDHIKWSGFIEIVEGLVFSPLIAFAIGYIVMMILKWIFAKRSPHTVNKGFRSMQIVTAALQSFTHGTNDAQKAMGIITFALVTSGRLETMEVPLWVKIAAATSMALGTSIGGWKIIKTMGTKIFKIEPINGFAADLSAATVIFSATLLHLPVSTTHAITSAILGVGSAKRFSAVKWGIAGRIVVTWFITIPISAVLAGVIFKIFF, encoded by the coding sequence ATGGAAACATCATTAGTGGTACTAAGCTTTGTTGTTTTTCTTGCACTTGCGTTCGACTTTATCAATGGATTCCATGATACAGCCAATGCCATTGCAACCTCTGTCTCGACGCGTGCGCTGAAGCCGCGGACAGCCATTATTATGGCGGCTTCGATGAACTTCATCGGTGCCCTCGCCTTCACCGGCGTAGCCAAGAAGATCGGGGGGAGTATTACCGACCCGACCTTGCTTGATAACGGGATTGATATTGTTATCGCTACCCTGATTGCGGCAATTATCTGGAATCTGGTCACCTGGTGGTTCGGAATTCCCTCGTCTTCATCCCATGCCCTGATCGGGGCACTTGCGGGTGCGGTATATGTTGGTGCGGGTTCTGATCATATCAAATGGAGCGGTTTTATTGAAATTGTAGAAGGATTGGTGTTTTCGCCACTGATCGCTTTTGCCATCGGGTATATCGTGATGATGATTCTGAAGTGGATCTTCGCCAAGCGCAGCCCGCACACCGTCAACAAGGGTTTCCGCTCGATGCAGATCGTTACTGCAGCACTCCAATCCTTTACACACGGCACGAATGATGCCCAGAAGGCGATGGGGATCATTACGTTTGCACTGGTAACCTCAGGTCGTTTGGAGACGATGGAGGTGCCGTTATGGGTTAAGATAGCCGCAGCGACCTCGATGGCGCTCGGAACCTCAATCGGTGGCTGGAAGATCATTAAGACGATGGGTACGAAGATCTTTAAGATCGAACCGATCAACGGGTTTGCGGCCGATCTTTCGGCAGCCACTGTTATCTTCTCGGCCACCCTGCTGCACCTGCCGGTCAGCACCACCCATGCCATTACCTCCGCCATTCTTGGGGTAGGCTCAGCCAAACGGTTCTCCGCTGTCAAATGGGGGATCGCGGGACGGATCGTTGTCACCTGGTTCATCACCATTCCGATCAGTGCTGTATTGGCCGGTGTTATTTTCAAAATCTTTTTCTAG
- a CDS encoding amino acid ABC transporter permease gives MDYSILIDYFDRYMEGFWGTLLSSLLALVGSFVLGTVIAVFRITTVRALRWVGTGYVEFVRNIPLLLVVYVFYYGPSAFGSPMSGFNAGTIGLAVYTSAFIAEAIRAGIMAVPKGQMEAARSSGLSYIQTMQHVIMPQAIKLVIPPLGNQFINLIKNSSILTVVAGMDLMYFADGIAIDTYRTFDTYIFVALFYLVLTLPLSYGIRVWERKLQRNY, from the coding sequence ATGGATTATTCGATATTAATTGATTATTTCGACCGTTATATGGAAGGGTTCTGGGGTACGCTGCTATCCAGTTTGCTGGCGCTGGTCGGCAGCTTCGTGTTGGGGACTGTGATCGCTGTGTTCCGCATTACCACAGTACGCGCGCTGCGCTGGGTTGGGACCGGCTACGTGGAGTTTGTCCGCAATATTCCGCTGCTGCTGGTGGTGTATGTCTTTTATTACGGACCTTCGGCCTTTGGCAGTCCGATGAGCGGATTCAATGCCGGAACCATTGGTCTTGCCGTATACACTTCAGCATTCATCGCCGAGGCGATCCGCGCCGGCATCATGGCAGTACCCAAAGGGCAAATGGAGGCTGCACGTTCCTCCGGGCTGAGCTATATTCAGACGATGCAGCATGTCATCATGCCACAGGCGATTAAGCTGGTCATTCCGCCGCTGGGCAACCAGTTCATTAACCTGATTAAGAACTCCTCGATTCTGACCGTTGTGGCCGGAATGGACCTGATGTATTTTGCCGACGGCATTGCTATCGATACGTACCGGACATTTGATACCTACATTTTCGTGGCTTTGTTCTATCTGGTGCTTACGTTGCCGCTAAGCTATGGAATTAGAGTATGGGAGCGCAAACTGCAGCGTAATTACTAA
- a CDS encoding alpha/beta hydrolase family protein — translation MERNIVIRLGREELTASIHYPNKEKGTSGRCKDRVPLAVICHGFVGNRIGADRIFVKAARELAEDGYMVIRFDYAGCGESSGNYGSEDMESMILQTRAVLDYGIGSADVDPQRVTLIGHSLGGAVALLTAVRDRRVKNLVLWAAVGYPFNDIVKIVGREAYDHSVKNGSADHAGYAFTPLYFNSLASFQPFQEAGKFGGDVLVVHGTSDDIIPVDYAFLYQKLFWTRPEGRCDKEIIFQADHTFSSGPAQSQLLKRTREWMNQQEHLQEEWQNWMI, via the coding sequence ATGGAACGGAATATCGTGATCCGGCTGGGCCGGGAGGAACTGACAGCAAGCATTCATTATCCTAACAAAGAAAAAGGGACCTCCGGGCGCTGCAAGGACCGTGTGCCGCTGGCCGTCATCTGCCACGGATTCGTGGGCAACCGGATTGGGGCAGACCGGATCTTTGTCAAAGCCGCCCGGGAGCTTGCCGAGGATGGTTACATGGTGATCCGTTTCGATTACGCCGGCTGCGGTGAGAGCAGCGGCAACTATGGCAGCGAAGACATGGAGTCGATGATCCTGCAGACCCGTGCGGTGCTGGACTACGGGATCGGCTCAGCCGATGTGGACCCCCAGCGGGTGACGCTGATCGGGCACAGCCTGGGCGGTGCGGTCGCGCTGCTGACGGCGGTCCGCGACCGCCGCGTGAAGAACCTGGTGCTGTGGGCGGCCGTAGGATATCCGTTCAACGATATCGTGAAGATCGTAGGCCGGGAAGCTTATGACCACTCCGTGAAGAACGGCTCGGCCGATCATGCCGGCTACGCCTTTACTCCACTGTATTTCAACTCGCTGGCATCCTTCCAGCCCTTTCAGGAGGCGGGCAAATTCGGCGGTGATGTGCTGGTCGTTCACGGAACGTCCGATGATATCATTCCGGTCGACTACGCGTTCCTCTACCAGAAGCTGTTCTGGACACGGCCGGAGGGCCGCTGCGACAAGGAGATTATTTTTCAGGCGGATCATACCTTCTCTTCTGGCCCAGCGCAGTCACAGCTGCTTAAGCGGACCCGGGAATGGATGAACCAGCAGGAGCATCTGCAGGAGGAATGGCAGAACTGGATGATCTAA